The proteins below are encoded in one region of Oncorhynchus nerka isolate Pitt River linkage group LG15, Oner_Uvic_2.0, whole genome shotgun sequence:
- the thumpd1 gene encoding THUMP domain-containing protein 1, which produces MSEAQDLRKRSKKRYGGGHRSKKYKGSRELEVGMQGVLITCNMNERKCTAEAFNLLNEYADQLYGPENFKEPEESSSEEEEDEDVEAALKKEVKQLKASSGKLQRRFQAMDSGANNVIFIKTKNLDPEKLVHHILSDLHITKKNKSRVILRMLPVSGTCKAFQEDMDKYLSVFLEPWFKAPNQGSYQIAFKARNSSHNKRDDIIKALAGLVGKMNPKNKVDLTTPELTIIVEVIKSVCCVSVVRDYTLYRKYNLQEVAKEEGPKDGKQEGVTTNQEEIKSNQEEKDGKQEEIKSNQEEKDGKQEEIKSNQEEKDGKQEEIKSNQEEKDGKQEEIKSNQEEKDGKQEAGKDAPKTDREGKGEEVK; this is translated from the exons ATGTCCGAAGCACAAGACTTGAGAAAGCGCAGTAAGAAACGCTATGGCGGCGGACACCGGAGTAAGAAGTACAAGGGTTCCCGGGAGCTCGAGGTGGGCATGCAAGGTGTCCTCATCACCTGCAATATGAACGAGAGGAAATGCACCGCGGAAGCCTTCAACCTGCTGAACGAATACGCCGACCAACTCTACGGACCTGAGAAT TTTAAGGAACCCGAGGAGAGCAgtagtgaggaagaggaggatgaagatgtGGAGGCGGCTCTGAAGAAGGAGGTGAAGCAGCTCAAAGCGTCGTCGGGGAAACTGCAGCGGCGCTTCCAGGCCATGGACAGCGGGGCCAACAACGTCATCTTCATCAAGACCAAGAACCTCG accctgagAAGCTGGTGCATCACATCCTGTCAGACCTCCACATCACCAAGAAAAACAAGTCACGAGTCATCCTCAGAATGCTGCCG GTGAGTGGAACGTGCAAGGCGTTCCAGGAGGACATGGATAAGTACCTGAGTGTGTTCTTAGAGCCGTGGTTTAAAGCCCCCAACCAGGGCAGCTACCAGATCGCCTTCAAGGCCCGGAACAGTTCCCACAACAAGAGGGACGACATCATCAAGGCCCTGGCAG GCCTGGTGGGGAAGATGAATCCTAAAAATAAGGTTGACCTGACCACCCCTGAGCTCACCATCATCGTCGAGGTCATCAAGAGTGTGTGCTGTGTCAGCGTCGTCAGGGACTACACTCTATACAGGAAGTACAACCTGCAGGAGGTTGCCAAGGAGGAGGGGCCTAAAGATGGGAAACAGGAAGGGGTCACCACAAACCAGGAAGAGATCAAGTCGAACCAGGAAGAGAAGGATGGGAAACAGGAAGAGATCAAGTCCAACCAGGAAGAGAAGGATGGGAAACAGGAAGAGATCAAGTCCAACCAGGAAGAGAAGGATGGGAAACAGGAAGAGATCAAGTCCAACCAGGAAGAGAAGGATGGGAAACAGGAAGAGATCAAGTCCAACCAGGAAGAGAAGGATGGAAAGCAGGAAGCGGGAAAGGATGCCCCAAAAACAGACAGGGAAGGAAAGGGGGAGGAAGTGAAGTAG